The DNA region GAGGCGCGGCCCACCGAGCAGTCGTACGCCGTGTTCAAGGAGTTGTCGTCGCGGCTCGCCGTCGAGCTCTCAAAGCTCGATGCGCTCGTTCAGCGCGAGGTCGCCGGGTTCAACCGCCTGGTCACGGGGCGCAGGCTCGAAGCGGTGCGCAACGAACTGCCGGCTGCCGAGCCGGCGCCAGGCCCCGGCGTGCGGTGAGGGCAACGTATAATGACGCGTTGACCAGGGGCGCGGCGCGCGGACCTCGGCGGGGCGTTGCGGCCCGTGCACCGAGGAGACCCGTGCGGTGATTGTCAGGCGACATTACGTCGTGCGCGGCCGCGTTCAGGGTGTCGGCTTCCGGTTCCACACCGAGCGGAGGGCGCTCGCCGAGGGGCTGTCGGGGTTCGTGCGCAACCGGCCCGACGGCACCGTCGAGGTCGAGGTGGAGGGCGAGGCCGAAGCCGTTGCGCGCTTCGAGTGGGCTCTCGGTCAAGGGCCTCCCGGCGCGAGAGTGGACCGCCTGGAGACGACGGAGCTCGCGCCCACGGCGCGGGCCGAGGGGTTCACCGTCCGGGGTTGAGTGTCCTCATGGAGCACCTGAAGCAGAAGATTCGCAACGTCCCCGACTTCCCCAAGCCGGGCATCCTCTTCTACGACATCACCACGCTGCTGCGTGATCCGGTCGGGTTCCGGGAGGCCATCGACGCCGTCGAGGCACCGTACAAGGGGCGCCCCATCGACCTGGTCG from Acidobacteriota bacterium includes:
- a CDS encoding acylphosphatase yields the protein MIVRRHYVVRGRVQGVGFRFHTERRALAEGLSGFVRNRPDGTVEVEVEGEAEAVARFEWALGQGPPGARVDRLETTELAPTARAEGFTVRG